One Elgaria multicarinata webbii isolate HBS135686 ecotype San Diego chromosome 7, rElgMul1.1.pri, whole genome shotgun sequence DNA window includes the following coding sequences:
- the LOC134402002 gene encoding proto-oncogene Mas-like: protein MSWGPFRLRATILEAGEVYIQEEKRRSTKAEDEHHIKPKPGITVFSGCWTNYSLLITNIFIFVVSCFGIVVNAIVIWGLGFSARVYPFTIYILNLAIADVGLLISRVISFFFLIVTKEAIALGSAHFQFFLFMCIVGQSLLTAISIDRCLTLFFPIWQRYRQPAHLSVIVCVVIWILSFLFSALHLIRFSSGETENTGIVLYPLKMTTLICLPLMTICTAILVIKVCFKTQPSQRLALLTAMTITLLFSLLFVFPLNVICMIRIVEYLPPYVLELGCLGACLNSSVNPLIYFLVGRRKRGRSRERMDVTLQSVFKEGEDYREEMELEPPVQNQL from the exons ATGTCATGGGGCCCGTTTAGACTGAGGgcaacgatcctggaagcag GAGAAGTGTATAtacaagaagagaagagaagaagcacAAAAGCAGAGGATGAGCATCATATCAAACCCAAGCCTGGCATCACTGTCTTCTCTGGATGCTGGACCA attatTCTTTACTCATtaccaacatttttatttttgttgtctcCTGCTTTGGAATTGTGGTGAATGCGATTGTCATCTGGGGTCTCGGCTTCAGCGCTAGGGTGTATCCTTTCACCATCTACATCCTGAATTTGGCAATCGCTGATGTTGGGCTCCTCATATCCAGAGTCATATCCTTCTTTTTCCTAATTGTCACAAAAGAAGCAATTGCTCTTGGAAGTGCCCACTTTCAGTTCTTCCTATTCATGTGCATCGTTGGCCAGAGCCTACTGACGGCCATCAGCATTGACCGATGCTTGACGCTCTTTTTCCCAATTTGGCAGCGATACCGGCAGCCGGCCCACTTGTCGGTCATTGTGTGCGTGGTCATATGGATCCTCTCCTTTCTGTTCTCTGCTCTTCACTTGATCCGCTTCAGTTCTGGGGAGACTGAAAATACTGGCATAGTGTTGTACCCATTGAAGATGACTACTCTAATTTGCCTTCCACTCATGACTATCTGCACTGCAATCCTGGTGATCAAAGTCTGCTTTAAGACACAGCCATCTCAACGGCTTGCGCTTTTAACAGCGATGACAATTACTCTCCTGTTCTCTCTtctctttgtttttcctttgaaTGTCATTTGCATGATCAGAATAGTTGAGTATTTGCCTCCCTATGTGCTGGAACTGGGCTGCTTAGGTGCTTGTCTAAACAGCAGTGTTAACCCACTCATTTATTTCCTGGTTGGGAGAAGGAAGAGAGGTCGCTCTAGGGAGAGGATGGACGTAACACTCCAGAGCGTTTTCAAGGAGGGTGAAGACTATAGGGAAGAAATGGAACTAGAACCCCCAGTTCAAAACCAGTTATAA
- the CATSPER2 gene encoding cation channel sperm-associated protein 2 → MAFSPSTKNIPINKGDTTFEVHPRADAIRSKLIYTFYLIDHLRGLSHAVPRHNIQDFLDPKKRKKLMLTDHHQLVRFNVTPIRNVMVTQEKRWRNRIQVRCSHWPPLTMWASSVLNSKLFKGFILFLIFLNMLVLMISTEIVENTDEKFVKMKITLEVIIWVIILIFIAEIGLHWTISFRKYWTNPWNIFDFTVTLVSFIPELLYLSDKTHNVAFIRLLQVCRVLRCLKLFSRVRQVRVLIMAIAKALKAMAFILVLLLFFFYVFAVSGIFFFESYSRSDRDDLMYNMYFTDMPNALVTVFILFTMDHWYSLLQDSWKVPEINKVISGLFVCLWLLIGAFIFRNLFVAIMVTNFQNIRSDLSEEVHQIVTQNQADKFKMELLERRYSMPQAHPDRINTVPERVSAETASVAPSTEFPEPSFHEYHTGTLDWETYIHKNLPGLYEADEDEQVVWPRDSLFRYFELLEKLQYNLDERKQLQQYAVLALSNLEDK, encoded by the coding sequence ATGGCATTCTCCCCGTCCACAAAAAACATTCCCATAAATAAAGGCGACACAACTTTCGAGGTGCATCCACGAGCTGATGCCATTCGTTCCAAGTTGATCTACACTTTCTACCTGATTGACCATCTGCGGGGACTCAGTCATGCTGTCCCACGGCACAACATACAGGATTTTCTGGACCCGAAGAAACGAAAGAAGCTGATGCTTACTGACCACCACCAGCTGGTCCGCTTCAATGTTACGCCGATCCGGAATGTTATGGTCACTCAAGAGAAACGATGGCGCAACCGTATCCAAGTGCGTTGCAGCCACTGGCCCCCTTTGACCATGTGGGCTTCTTCGGTCTTGAACAGCAAACTCTTCAAAGGTTTCATCCTTTTCCTCATCTTCCTTAACATGCTGGTCCTCATGATCTCAACGGAGATAGTGGAGAACACGGATGAAAAGTTTGTGAAAATGAAGATAACTCTGGAGGTGATCATCTGGGTAATTATACTCATCTTTATAGCTGAGATTGGGCTGCATTGGACTATTAGCTTTCGGAAGTACTGGACGAACCCCTGGAACATCTTTGACTTCACTGTCACCCTCGTATCCTTCATCCCAGAGTTGTTATATCTGTCAGACAAGACCCACAATGTGGCATTCATACGGCTCCTCCAGGTTTGCCGTGTGCTGCGCTGCTTAAAGCTCTTCTCCAGGGTCCGGCAAGTCCGAGTTCTCATCATGGCCATTGCCAAAGCCCTGAAAGCCATGGCCTTCATTCTGgtgctcctccttttcttcttctacgTTTTTGCTGTTTCTGGCATTTTCTTCTTTGAGAGCTACAGCCGCTCAGACCGGGATGATCTGATGTACAACATGTACTTCACAGACATGCCCAATGCTTTGGTGACTGTCTTCATACTCTTCACCATGGACCATTGGTACTCTCTGCTGCAGGACTCATGGAAGGTCCCGGAGATCAACAAGGTAATCAGTGGCCTGTTTGTCTGCCTGTGGCTTCTCATTGGGGCCTTCATCTTCAGGAACCTCTTTGTGGCCATCATGGTCACTAATTTCCAGAACATACGAAGTGACCTAAGTGAGGAAGTGCATCAGATTGTGACTCAGAACCAAGCAGACAAATTTAAAATGGAGCTCCTGGAAAGGAGATACAGCATGCCCCAAGCACATCCCGACCGGATCAACACAGTACCGGAGAGAGTAAGTGCAGAGACAGCCTCGGTTGCTCCATCCACAGAGTTTCCAGAACCCAGCTTCCATGAATATCACACTGGGACCTTAGACTGGGAGACTTACATCCACAAGAATTTGCCAGGGCTCTATGAGGCTGACGAGGATGAGCAGGTTGTGTGGCCTCGTGATTCCCTCTTCCGCTACTTTGAGCTGCTAGAGAAGCTGCAGTACAACCTGGATGAACGCAAGCAACTGCAGCAGTATGCTGTGTTGGCTCTGTCCAACCTGGAGGATAAGTAG